Proteins encoded together in one Riemerella anatipestifer window:
- a CDS encoding SH3 domain-containing protein encodes MKSFSRLFLLVFFSISSFLLAQEEQWIFMFEENSSQKVLIDKANVRAEPNLQSPKVDSLDIGQVVKIVQKTEQVLSLGKRSASWYRINYIKEGETKSGYIWGANLSLGYRSRDGYDFLFGASATEQDEVKLDVVMLKDKQNIQKVSFNVGTESLTSVAFKWQGNKGLDGVSDVLLASVSGEACGIPNYEQYILLNGSKMVALSMLISVADADVFYHSEEYVFPKDKGGVKGKIIMKTEEMEKDEKDKEHIKKSKKVYLFKDGTVSQL; translated from the coding sequence ATGAAAAGCTTTTCTAGATTATTCTTACTGGTTTTCTTCAGTATAAGTTCTTTTCTTCTTGCTCAAGAAGAGCAATGGATATTTATGTTTGAAGAAAATAGCAGCCAAAAAGTTTTGATAGATAAGGCCAATGTAAGGGCTGAACCTAATTTACAATCGCCTAAGGTAGATAGTTTAGATATAGGACAAGTGGTAAAAATTGTCCAAAAGACAGAGCAAGTATTGTCTTTGGGTAAACGCTCTGCAAGTTGGTATAGAATAAATTACATCAAAGAAGGCGAAACCAAGTCTGGGTATATTTGGGGAGCTAATTTAAGTTTAGGATATAGGTCTAGAGATGGTTATGATTTTCTTTTTGGAGCTTCTGCTACGGAGCAAGATGAGGTTAAACTAGATGTTGTGATGCTAAAGGATAAACAAAACATACAAAAAGTTTCATTTAATGTAGGGACAGAAAGTTTGACTTCGGTAGCATTTAAATGGCAAGGAAACAAAGGGTTAGATGGAGTGTCAGATGTTCTGTTGGCGAGTGTTTCTGGAGAGGCGTGTGGTATTCCTAACTATGAGCAGTATATACTATTAAATGGAAGTAAAATGGTGGCGTTATCAATGCTGATATCTGTTGCTGATGCTGATGTTTTTTATCATTCAGAAGAGTATGTTTTTCCAAAAGATAAGGGAGGAGTTAAAGGTAAGATTATTATGAAAACCGAAGAGATGGAAAAAGATGAAAAGGATAAAGAGCATATTAAAAAATCAAAAAAAGTCTATCTTTTCAAAGATGGAACTGTTTCTCAATTATAA
- a CDS encoding IS982-like element ISRa1 family transposase, whose product MNNLEQIYERILEVLGLFSENQLISYQRRTPKMSDLEVISLNITAEYLSIDSELQLFRKLPNSLINKIERSVYNKRKRRLSLQTEQIRQRISMEFNEFEDIFIVDSMPMKVCENARSTRSKICKEQSYSSPTYGYCASQKLYFYGYKLHAVCSLNGVIKNFDISPASVHDIHYLKDSGEQMRNCTLIGDRGYLSAKVQIDLFNYANIKLDTPMRSNQKDYIPQFSLYKKKRKRIETFFSQLCDQFMIKRNYAKTFEGFKTRIISKITAATVIQYINKFIFQRKLNHLKISII is encoded by the coding sequence ATGAACAACTTAGAGCAAATATATGAAAGAATTTTGGAAGTTTTAGGACTTTTTTCAGAAAATCAACTGATTAGTTATCAGAGAAGAACACCTAAAATGAGCGATTTAGAAGTCATAAGTCTTAATATTACTGCTGAATACTTGAGTATTGATAGCGAATTACAGTTATTTAGAAAATTGCCAAACTCTCTGATAAACAAAATTGAAAGAAGTGTTTACAATAAGCGAAAACGAAGACTATCCCTACAAACAGAGCAAATTAGACAGCGTATTTCGATGGAGTTCAATGAGTTTGAAGATATTTTTATCGTTGATAGCATGCCAATGAAAGTTTGTGAAAACGCTCGTTCTACTCGTTCAAAAATTTGTAAAGAGCAATCCTATTCTTCACCAACATATGGTTATTGTGCTTCACAGAAATTATATTTCTATGGCTATAAACTACACGCAGTATGTTCTTTAAATGGTGTGATTAAGAATTTTGATATAAGCCCTGCATCCGTTCACGACATCCACTATTTAAAAGATAGTGGTGAGCAAATGCGAAACTGTACTTTAATTGGAGATAGAGGCTATTTATCAGCAAAAGTTCAAATAGATTTATTTAACTATGCTAATATTAAATTAGATACACCAATGAGAAGTAATCAGAAAGATTATATTCCTCAATTTTCATTGTACAAGAAAAAGCGAAAACGAATTGAGACATTTTTCTCTCAACTTTGCGACCAATTTATGATTAAAAGAAACTATGCTAAAACTTTTGAAGGCTTTAAAACAAGGATAATCAGTAAAATAACCGCCGCAACGGTTATTCAATATATCAATAAATTTATCTTCCAAAGAAAATTAAATCATCTAAAAATCAGTATTATTTAA
- a CDS encoding OmpP1/FadL family transporter, protein MNKKIFSILGLSVGALFYSQDVSVIRNTVDVYSDTQPNGSAKYMGMAGAMGAMGGDASSINVNPAGIAVNIVGEFSGTLNALGNKNTSTLANKSYDEVYKKTNLGNLGGVVVMQTSNNSKWKFINLGFNYSAKDIDSYIRTPENHAINEAIDYTDNNGNSQTDLLLYDGHAYNRVGHTSKLSFAFGGNYDHKWYVGGGVHFHSANIEQGDFFRMQSQTAGTKGLYQKQDTPFQESSGGVAISAGVIGKIDKNFRVGLALESPTWWNIERAYNYYGFDNNGVMGTALGNENRRLSTPMKATLSGAYIANKNFAVNVDYTLGVTKPQYNVQGDAEKQLNEFFNKVYSNTSELRLGAEYRLDNWRFRGGYAYQSNPFSTSSLSVIDPTNNLYSDRTFSNLYLSNRQTLGVGLGYNFKSFYVDAAYQNASSKFANPFFAGEYASPVNDSVFNEGDGVAYKGSIVSDAKTVRNNFVFTVGWRF, encoded by the coding sequence ATGAATAAGAAAATATTTTCAATATTAGGGCTGTCTGTTGGGGCTTTATTTTACTCTCAAGATGTGTCTGTAATCAGGAATACGGTAGATGTTTATTCTGATACACAACCCAATGGTTCTGCAAAATATATGGGTATGGCAGGAGCAATGGGAGCAATGGGAGGAGATGCTTCTTCTATAAATGTTAACCCTGCAGGTATAGCTGTTAATATTGTGGGTGAATTTTCTGGAACGCTTAATGCTTTGGGAAATAAAAATACCTCAACTCTAGCAAATAAATCTTATGATGAGGTTTATAAAAAGACTAATCTAGGTAATTTAGGAGGGGTTGTTGTAATGCAAACTAGTAATAATTCTAAGTGGAAGTTTATTAACCTAGGGTTTAATTATAGTGCTAAGGATATTGATAGCTATATCAGAACTCCTGAAAATCACGCTATAAATGAGGCTATAGATTATACAGATAATAATGGTAATTCGCAAACGGACTTACTACTTTACGATGGGCATGCTTATAATAGAGTAGGGCATACTTCAAAATTATCCTTCGCATTTGGTGGTAATTACGACCATAAGTGGTATGTAGGTGGTGGAGTGCACTTCCATTCGGCAAATATAGAGCAAGGAGATTTTTTTAGAATGCAGTCTCAAACAGCAGGTACTAAGGGGCTATACCAAAAACAAGATACTCCTTTTCAAGAATCTTCTGGAGGGGTAGCAATTTCAGCAGGGGTTATAGGTAAAATAGATAAAAACTTTCGTGTAGGTTTAGCATTAGAGTCTCCTACTTGGTGGAATATAGAGAGGGCTTATAACTATTATGGATTTGATAATAATGGAGTTATGGGAACGGCTTTGGGCAATGAGAATAGAAGGTTGAGTACTCCAATGAAAGCTACTCTGAGTGGTGCTTATATAGCTAACAAGAATTTTGCAGTAAATGTGGATTATACTTTAGGTGTTACAAAACCTCAGTATAATGTACAGGGAGATGCAGAGAAGCAATTAAATGAGTTTTTTAACAAAGTGTATTCTAATACTTCTGAGTTAAGATTGGGTGCAGAATACAGGTTAGATAACTGGAGATTTAGAGGAGGTTATGCATATCAATCTAATCCTTTCTCTACTTCGTCTTTGAGTGTTATTGATCCAACAAATAATTTATATTCTGATAGAACATTTAGTAATTTATATCTTTCAAATAGACAGACTTTAGGTGTGGGACTAGGATATAATTTTAAATCTTTCTATGTAGATGCAGCCTATCAGAATGCAAGTTCTAAGTTTGCTAATCCATTTTTTGCAGGAGAGTATGCTTCTCCTGTGAACGATAGTGTATTTAACGAAGGAGATGGTGTAGCTTATAAAGGAAGTATTGTTTCTGATGCTAAAACAGTGAGAAATAACTTTGTGTTTACTGTTGGTTGGAGATTTTAA
- a CDS encoding DUF937 domain-containing protein: MSINIIELIKGQFGHGVTSQLASQLGEKEEAVSKATNALIPAVLGGIVSQSDKSSLLQEITQLADTNTLSKLSQESSFANELLSKLLTMVFGDKIKSITSGISSFAGIKESSTDALLGFTSLTSLATIGRYAKDQNLDSNGLETLLNKEKTNISNLIPAGFSLGAIGLGNLDSKTEETKATLTENIQDKVSDIKDGFSEKLDESKEKLSQLKDNASEKLSETSDIIKDKASDLKDDLSERLDESKEKLSQLKDNASEKLSETSDIIKDKISDLKDDLSEKLDESKEKLSQPKDSASEKLSETSDSIKKGFSDFKESASNKLDDLKEKVEEKTGEDVKEVSVWKWLLPLILLLLMGWFIWKQINKSNQEAIPREVPVEKIDSTNNANTQQNIDSVNSK; encoded by the coding sequence ATGTCAATCAACATCATAGAGCTCATTAAAGGGCAATTCGGACACGGTGTCACTAGCCAACTGGCTTCTCAATTAGGCGAAAAAGAAGAAGCTGTTTCTAAAGCCACCAATGCACTTATCCCAGCTGTATTAGGTGGGATTGTATCTCAGTCCGACAAATCATCTCTTTTACAAGAAATTACACAATTAGCAGATACCAACACTTTATCTAAACTAAGCCAAGAAAGTTCTTTTGCCAACGAACTACTTAGCAAATTACTAACCATGGTTTTTGGGGATAAAATAAAAAGTATCACTTCTGGGATTTCCTCTTTTGCAGGAATTAAAGAATCTTCTACCGATGCCCTTTTAGGCTTTACCTCACTAACATCTTTAGCAACCATAGGAAGATATGCTAAAGACCAAAATTTAGACAGTAACGGACTTGAAACTCTTTTAAATAAAGAGAAAACTAATATTTCTAACCTTATTCCTGCAGGTTTCTCATTGGGAGCTATAGGACTTGGAAATCTAGACAGCAAAACAGAAGAGACTAAAGCTACCTTAACTGAAAATATTCAAGATAAAGTTTCGGACATCAAAGATGGATTTTCTGAAAAGTTAGACGAGTCTAAAGAGAAACTTTCTCAGCTTAAAGATAATGCTTCCGAAAAATTATCTGAAACTTCGGATATTATTAAAGATAAGGCTTCAGACTTGAAAGACGATTTATCTGAAAGACTAGATGAATCTAAAGAGAAACTTTCTCAGCTTAAAGATAATGCTTCCGAAAAATTATCTGAAACTTCGGATATTATTAAAGATAAGATTTCAGACTTAAAAGACGATTTATCTGAAAAACTAGATGAATCTAAAGAAAAACTCTCTCAGCCTAAAGATAGTGCTTCCGAAAAATTATCTGAGACTTCAGATTCAATTAAAAAAGGATTTTCTGATTTCAAAGAAAGTGCTTCTAACAAGTTAGATGACTTGAAAGAAAAGGTAGAAGAAAAGACAGGGGAAGATGTTAAAGAAGTTTCTGTATGGAAGTGGCTTCTACCGCTAATTCTTCTACTGCTTATGGGGTGGTTCATTTGGAAACAAATTAACAAAAGTAACCAAGAGGCGATTCCTAGAGAAGTCCCTGTTGAAAAAATAGATTCTACAAATAACGCTAACACTCAGCAAAATATAGATTCTGTAAACTCAAAATAA
- the kdsB gene encoding 3-deoxy-manno-octulosonate cytidylyltransferase, whose translation MKQRIIAIIPARYQASRFPGKLMEILGKKTVISTTYQNVVETGLFDEVFVATDSEVIFNEIKENGGRVVMTGEHETGSDRIAEAIKDIECDIVVNVQGDEPFLKKEPLKQLISVFDEDKNKSISLASLKIKLEQWDDIENPNNVKVITDNNDFALYFSRSVIPFPREKTDDLQYFKHIGVYAFRREALLEFSSLPMKPLEIAEKIECIRYLEYGMKIKMIETDFVGVGIDVPEDLEKAKQLLRL comes from the coding sequence ATGAAACAAAGAATAATTGCTATAATTCCTGCTCGTTATCAGGCAAGTAGATTCCCTGGTAAACTAATGGAGATACTAGGGAAGAAGACTGTTATTTCTACAACTTATCAAAATGTGGTGGAAACAGGGCTTTTTGACGAAGTTTTTGTAGCAACAGACTCCGAGGTTATTTTTAATGAAATTAAGGAAAACGGTGGAAGGGTAGTAATGACTGGAGAGCATGAAACAGGAAGCGATAGAATAGCAGAAGCGATAAAAGATATCGAGTGTGATATTGTTGTAAATGTGCAAGGTGATGAGCCATTTCTTAAAAAAGAACCTCTAAAACAGTTGATTTCAGTTTTTGATGAAGATAAGAACAAGAGTATTTCTTTGGCTTCGCTTAAAATAAAACTAGAACAGTGGGACGATATAGAAAATCCTAATAATGTAAAGGTAATTACGGATAATAATGATTTTGCACTTTATTTTAGTCGTTCCGTTATTCCTTTCCCTAGAGAGAAAACAGATGATTTGCAATATTTTAAACATATTGGCGTTTATGCATTCAGAAGGGAAGCGTTGTTAGAGTTTTCTAGTTTACCTATGAAACCTCTCGAAATAGCAGAAAAAATAGAGTGCATTAGGTATTTGGAATACGGTATGAAAATTAAAATGATAGAAACCGATTTCGTTGGTGTTGGTATAGATGTTCCAGAAGATTTAGAAAAAGCAAAGCAATTGCTTAGACTTTAA
- a CDS encoding Vitellogenin II precursor, with translation MKKIDYNFLKRKWVVRLALATSVSFLLTSCGAQMGGYTETDGVYYDPSKDVIPEGVVVNDRNNVGDYYDYSNDYRVVENSRQLQQNQNNKYQEWTDTPVQSDSDWGAFAGVERRYTGWGWNTPFWGTGFGWDPYWGGFGGWNSWNMGFGWSSGWGWNMGFGMGWGSGWNRWGWGNPYWGGRFGWNPYWGTGWGSPYWGGYGAWGNPYWGVAPRQYNYRRSGVDSITRYNNGGFNNPVYRNPNSNSNSGRNFGGFRDSGFGRGDNRINRNDSNNGYSMPQTRTLRRSEPNYNYQDRGMTPRTQSIPRNDGFRNNSGWGGGSNRSGSFGSGSSGGGMRSGGGFRTGGFR, from the coding sequence ATGAAAAAAATAGATTATAATTTCTTAAAAAGAAAATGGGTTGTTAGACTAGCATTAGCCACTTCTGTTAGTTTTTTGTTGACCTCTTGTGGAGCACAAATGGGAGGCTATACAGAGACTGATGGTGTTTACTATGATCCAAGTAAAGATGTAATTCCGGAAGGGGTAGTTGTGAATGACCGTAATAATGTAGGAGATTACTACGACTATAGTAATGATTATAGAGTAGTAGAAAACTCTAGACAATTACAGCAAAATCAAAATAACAAATATCAAGAATGGACGGATACTCCTGTACAATCCGATTCAGATTGGGGTGCTTTTGCAGGAGTTGAAAGACGCTATACTGGCTGGGGATGGAATACGCCTTTCTGGGGAACAGGCTTTGGCTGGGATCCTTATTGGGGAGGTTTTGGTGGTTGGAACAGCTGGAATATGGGCTTTGGCTGGAGTTCAGGCTGGGGTTGGAATATGGGCTTCGGCATGGGCTGGGGATCAGGTTGGAACAGATGGGGTTGGGGAAATCCTTATTGGGGTGGAAGATTTGGTTGGAATCCTTACTGGGGAACAGGTTGGGGCAGCCCATATTGGGGTGGCTATGGTGCATGGGGAAATCCTTATTGGGGAGTAGCGCCTCGTCAGTACAATTATAGAAGAAGTGGTGTAGACAGTATTACTAGATATAATAACGGAGGGTTTAATAACCCAGTTTATAGAAATCCAAATAGTAATAGTAATTCAGGAAGAAACTTTGGTGGATTTAGAGACTCAGGCTTTGGAAGAGGAGATAATAGAATAAACCGTAATGACAGTAATAATGGCTACTCAATGCCTCAAACAAGAACATTGAGAAGATCTGAACCAAACTATAATTATCAGGATAGAGGAATGACGCCTCGTACACAATCTATACCAAGAAACGATGGATTTAGAAACAATTCTGGCTGGGGCGGAGGTTCCAATAGAAGTGGCAGTTTTGGTTCTGGTAGTTCAGGAGGCGGTATGAGATCAGGGGGAGGTTTTAGAACAGGTGGTTTTAGATAA
- a CDS encoding sigma-70 family RNA polymerase sigma factor: MRQLKITKQVTNRETASLDKYLQEIGKVDLITADEEVELAQKIRAGDKVALEKLIKANLRFVVSVSKQYQNQGLSLPDLINEGNLGLMKAAKRYDETRGFKFISYAVWWIRQSILQALAEQSRIVRLPLNKIGSINKINKAYAHLEQENERPPSPEELAEVLDMSEEDIKESMKNSGRHLSMDAPLVEGEDSNLYDVLRSGESPSPDKELMLESLQIEIERALQTLTPREADLVRLYFGLNGKHPMTLEEIGETFDLTRERVRQIKEKAIKRLKHNSRSKILKSYLGK, translated from the coding sequence ATGAGACAACTTAAAATTACCAAGCAGGTTACCAATAGGGAAACGGCATCATTAGATAAATATCTACAGGAGATAGGTAAAGTAGACCTAATTACTGCAGATGAGGAGGTGGAGCTGGCACAAAAGATTCGTGCTGGAGATAAGGTGGCTCTAGAAAAGCTTATCAAAGCTAACCTTCGTTTCGTAGTTTCTGTGTCTAAACAATATCAAAATCAAGGCTTATCATTACCAGATTTAATCAACGAAGGTAATTTAGGATTGATGAAAGCGGCTAAAAGATATGACGAAACGAGAGGTTTCAAATTTATATCCTATGCAGTGTGGTGGATTAGACAGTCTATCTTACAGGCTTTAGCGGAGCAGTCTAGAATTGTTCGTTTGCCATTGAATAAGATTGGGTCAATCAATAAAATTAACAAAGCATACGCTCACTTAGAGCAAGAGAATGAAAGACCACCTTCTCCAGAGGAGTTGGCAGAGGTTCTAGATATGAGTGAGGAGGATATTAAAGAGTCTATGAAAAACAGCGGAAGACACCTTTCTATGGACGCTCCGTTAGTAGAAGGAGAAGACTCTAACCTTTATGATGTTCTTCGTTCAGGGGAATCTCCTAGCCCAGACAAAGAGTTGATGCTAGAATCTTTACAAATAGAGATTGAAAGAGCGTTACAAACACTTACGCCTAGAGAAGCAGATTTAGTAAGACTTTACTTCGGGCTTAATGGCAAACATCCTATGACTTTAGAGGAAATAGGCGAAACTTTTGACCTTACGAGAGAGCGTGTTCGTCAGATTAAAGAAAAGGCTATCAAAAGGTTAAAACACAACTCAAGAAGTAAAATTTTGAAGTCTTATTTAGGAAAATAA
- a CDS encoding histidine kinase, with protein sequence MIKKIALVVLLALAQFFYTQTAKEIIDKNIELTGGLTKWKLLNSIMLQGKVVLGIQEEYPIKIYQQRPNLTKTSIIINNKESVIEAYDGKKGYAMNYANNKLQEFESYQPESFDTDFIDFEAKGFTAVILGKDKVGERLCYKVELTKNVNKTLYYFDTENYMLLKEVKKGETLLYSDFKKVNGLTMPFRIEASTPKKEGDYVMLLNKIEVNKAFPDNTFKIK encoded by the coding sequence ATGATAAAGAAGATAGCATTAGTTGTATTATTAGCTTTGGCACAGTTTTTTTATACACAAACAGCCAAAGAAATTATAGACAAAAATATAGAACTAACAGGTGGACTTACTAAATGGAAGTTATTAAATTCCATAATGTTACAAGGTAAAGTGGTTTTAGGAATACAGGAAGAGTATCCTATTAAAATCTATCAGCAGCGTCCTAATCTTACCAAAACATCTATCATTATCAATAATAAAGAGAGTGTCATAGAGGCTTATGATGGTAAAAAAGGTTATGCAATGAACTATGCTAACAATAAGTTACAGGAATTTGAGAGCTACCAACCTGAAAGTTTTGATACAGATTTTATTGATTTTGAGGCTAAAGGATTCACTGCTGTGATTTTGGGTAAGGATAAAGTAGGGGAAAGATTGTGCTATAAGGTAGAGCTTACTAAAAATGTAAATAAAACTCTGTATTATTTTGATACTGAAAACTATATGCTTCTTAAAGAAGTGAAGAAAGGAGAAACGCTTTTATATTCTGATTTTAAAAAGGTAAATGGGCTTACAATGCCTTTTAGAATAGAGGCTTCTACTCCTAAAAAAGAAGGAGATTATGTGATGTTACTTAATAAAATAGAAGTTAATAAAGCATTCCCTGACAATACCTTTAAAATAAAATAA
- the rpe gene encoding ribulose-phosphate 3-epimerase, translated as MKTRLIAPSLLSADFGNLQRDIEMLNRSQADWFHVDVMDGRFVPNISFGFPVMKTIKEHAKKFVDVHLMIVEPEKYVEEFIDNGADLVSVHYEACTHLHRTIKLIQSKGAKAGVVLNPSTPVSVLEDIIGEVDLVLLMSVNPGFGGQKFIENTYKKIKQTKDLILDQNATALIQIDGGVNTDNASKLFEAGADVLVAGNAVFSAENPESVIELLKS; from the coding sequence ATGAAAACAAGACTAATTGCCCCATCTTTACTTTCTGCTGACTTTGGTAACCTCCAAAGAGATATAGAAATGCTTAACCGTAGCCAAGCCGATTGGTTTCATGTAGATGTGATGGATGGTAGGTTTGTGCCTAATATATCTTTTGGTTTTCCTGTCATGAAAACGATAAAAGAGCACGCTAAAAAGTTTGTAGATGTGCATCTTATGATTGTAGAGCCAGAGAAATATGTGGAAGAATTTATTGATAACGGAGCCGATTTGGTTTCGGTGCATTATGAGGCGTGTACTCATTTACATAGAACAATTAAACTAATACAAAGTAAGGGAGCTAAAGCAGGAGTGGTGCTTAATCCATCTACGCCTGTAAGTGTATTAGAGGATATTATAGGAGAGGTAGATTTGGTATTACTAATGAGTGTTAACCCTGGGTTCGGCGGACAGAAATTTATAGAAAATACTTACAAAAAAATAAAGCAAACTAAAGATTTAATTTTAGATCAAAATGCTACAGCTTTAATTCAAATAGATGGTGGAGTAAATACAGATAATGCTTCTAAGTTGTTTGAGGCAGGCGCTGATGTTCTTGTTGCAGGAAATGCAGTCTTCTCTGCGGAAAATCCAGAAAGTGTAATAGAACTTCTTAAAAGTTAA
- a CDS encoding glutathione peroxidase, whose translation MKKLFILMLSVIALVQCSSKKSEVQQDTSKLSKSIYDYKVESLDGGEINFADFKGKKILIVNTASECGFTPQYEALEKLYQKYKDRLVVVGFPANNFGGQEPGTNTEIKTFCQVNYGVTFPMAAKVSVKGEDIAPIFQFLTKKELNGVKDTTILWNFTKFLLDENGKIIESYLSTTKPDNEAITKHLK comes from the coding sequence ATGAAAAAGCTCTTTATACTTATGCTATCTGTAATTGCTTTAGTGCAATGCTCTAGCAAAAAAAGTGAGGTACAACAGGATACATCTAAGCTTTCTAAAAGTATCTACGATTATAAAGTGGAAAGTTTAGACGGTGGAGAAATTAATTTTGCGGATTTCAAAGGCAAAAAAATACTTATTGTAAACACAGCGTCTGAGTGTGGTTTTACACCTCAGTATGAAGCCTTGGAAAAGCTCTATCAAAAATATAAAGATAGGCTAGTGGTAGTAGGCTTCCCTGCTAATAACTTTGGAGGGCAAGAGCCAGGGACTAATACCGAGATTAAAACTTTTTGTCAAGTGAACTATGGAGTAACTTTTCCTATGGCAGCTAAGGTTTCTGTGAAAGGAGAAGATATAGCACCTATTTTTCAGTTTCTTACTAAAAAGGAATTAAACGGAGTTAAAGATACCACCATACTTTGGAATTTTACCAAATTTCTTCTAGATGAAAACGGAAAAATAATAGAAAGCTATCTAAGTACTACCAAGCCTGATAACGAAGCGATTACGAAACATTTAAAATAA
- the proS gene encoding proline--tRNA ligase: MAKLTSRSEDYSKWYNELVVKADLAENSGVRGCMVIKPYGYAIWEKMRDELDKKFKETGHENAYFPIFVPKSLFEAEEKNAEGFAKECAVVTHYRLKTDPENPQKLMVDPEAKLEEELIVRPTSEAIIWNTYKNWVQSYRDLPILINQWANVVRWEMRTRLFLRTAEFLWQEGHTAHATKEEAIAETEQMLNVYADFAEKFMAVPVVRGIKSPSERFAGAEETYCIEALMQDGKALQAGTSHFLGQNFAEAFDVKFTNKEGKIEYAWATSWGVSTRLMGALIMSHSDDNGLVLPPSLAPVQVVIVPIFKGEEQLKQIDEVAYELQSKLKALGISVKYDNKDTQKPGWKFAEYEMKGVPVRIAMGARDLENKTVEIARRDTLSKEVKPLDNIEIYIQELLEEIQKAIYSKALKFRDENITKVDSYEEFKEVLETKGGFILAHWDGTEEEEERIKEETKATIRCIPLEGEKEEGVSMISGKPSKQRVLFAKAY; encoded by the coding sequence ATGGCAAAATTAACATCAAGAAGCGAGGACTATAGCAAATGGTATAATGAGTTGGTAGTAAAGGCTGATTTAGCCGAAAACTCAGGTGTAAGAGGCTGTATGGTAATTAAACCCTATGGCTATGCTATTTGGGAAAAAATGCGTGACGAACTAGATAAAAAGTTTAAAGAAACTGGTCACGAAAATGCTTACTTCCCTATTTTTGTTCCTAAAAGTCTTTTTGAAGCGGAGGAAAAAAATGCAGAAGGTTTTGCCAAAGAATGTGCTGTAGTAACCCACTACCGCCTAAAAACAGACCCTGAAAATCCACAAAAACTCATGGTGGATCCTGAGGCCAAATTAGAAGAAGAGCTTATTGTAAGACCTACTTCTGAGGCTATTATTTGGAATACTTATAAAAACTGGGTGCAATCTTACAGAGATTTACCTATCCTAATTAACCAATGGGCTAATGTGGTAAGATGGGAGATGAGAACAAGACTTTTCCTAAGAACTGCCGAATTTTTATGGCAAGAAGGTCATACTGCTCACGCTACAAAAGAAGAAGCTATTGCAGAAACAGAACAAATGCTAAATGTTTATGCTGATTTTGCTGAAAAATTTATGGCTGTACCTGTGGTAAGAGGAATAAAATCACCTAGTGAAAGATTTGCAGGTGCAGAAGAAACTTATTGCATCGAAGCTCTTATGCAAGACGGAAAAGCTTTACAAGCAGGAACTTCTCACTTTTTAGGTCAAAACTTTGCTGAAGCATTTGACGTTAAATTCACTAATAAGGAAGGCAAAATAGAGTATGCTTGGGCAACTTCTTGGGGCGTTTCTACAAGGCTTATGGGTGCTTTAATCATGTCTCACTCTGATGATAACGGTCTGGTCCTTCCTCCATCTTTAGCACCTGTACAAGTAGTTATTGTACCTATATTTAAAGGTGAAGAACAGCTTAAACAAATAGATGAAGTAGCCTACGAACTACAATCTAAACTAAAAGCTTTAGGCATTTCTGTGAAATACGATAACAAAGATACCCAAAAGCCAGGCTGGAAATTCGCAGAATACGAAATGAAAGGTGTCCCTGTAAGAATAGCAATGGGAGCAAGAGATTTAGAAAACAAAACCGTAGAAATAGCTAGAAGAGATACCCTTTCTAAAGAAGTTAAACCTTTAGATAATATAGAAATTTATATCCAAGAACTTTTAGAAGAAATCCAAAAAGCTATTTATAGCAAAGCTCTTAAGTTTAGAGACGAAAACATCACTAAGGTTGATTCTTATGAAGAGTTTAAAGAAGTTTTAGAAACCAAAGGAGGCTTTATTTTAGCACACTGGGACGGAACGGAAGAAGAAGAAGAAAGAATAAAAGAAGAAACTAAAGCTACTATCCGTTGCATTCCTCTAGAGGGAGAAAAAGAAGAGGGCGTTTCTATGATTTCAGGAAAACCATCTAAACAAAGAGTGCTTTTTGCTAAAGCCTACTAA